Proteins found in one Hippopotamus amphibius kiboko isolate mHipAmp2 chromosome 12, mHipAmp2.hap2, whole genome shotgun sequence genomic segment:
- the LOC130833431 gene encoding uncharacterized LOC128706666 homolog yields the protein MKNSSWIRKNWLLVAAVSFISIHLGTYFIQRAAKQSVKSQSGGKQKSLNNELT from the coding sequence atgaaaaatagcagTTGGATCAGAAAGAACTGGCTTCTTGTAGCTGCAGTTTCCTTCATAAGCATCCATCTTGGAACGTATTTTATACAGAGGGCTGCAAAACAGTCTGTAAAGTCTCAGTCTGGAGGCAAACAAAAGAGTTTGAATAATGAATTAACATAA
- the LOC130833430 gene encoding uncharacterized LOC128706665 homolog, producing the protein MSFRNFWRDYKVLVVMVPLVGLIHLGWHRIKSSPVFQIPNKDNLSEPDSRALTSPEKNHIPGK; encoded by the coding sequence ATGAGCTTTCGGAACTTCTGGAGAGATTACAAAGTTCTGGTTGTTATGGTACCTCTCGTTGGTCTCATACACTTGGGGTGGCACAGGATCAAAAGCAGCCCTGTTTTCCAAATTCCTAATAAAGACAACCTTTCTGAGCCGGACAGTCGTGCACTCACGAGTCCTGAGAAGAACCACATCCCAGGGAAATAG